Below is a window of Neofelis nebulosa isolate mNeoNeb1 chromosome 8, mNeoNeb1.pri, whole genome shotgun sequence DNA.
tttctgaGTTGGGAATAGGCAGCCAGTGTCAGTTACTAAGTGTCTTTCTGAGGGCAGAGGAACAGGGAAGCTGATCACTGTCTCTCTGGGTTGTTGATTATAAAGTATTTTGTGATTTGTCCGGAACAACTTCTGGTTCAGTTTGACTGAGGGTTTGATGACTTCCCCCACTTCCCACCCCATAGACTGAGGCTGATGTAAATCCGAAGGCCTACCCCCTCGCAGACGCCCACCTCACCAAGAAACTACTGGACCTTGTTCAGCAGTCATGTAACTACAAGCAGCTTCGGAAAGGAGCTAATGAAGGTAAGGCAGCCAGAGGGTGCTTCAGGTGGAGTGATCAGGCACTGGCTCTGGTTTAGATGTCCAACTGGGAAAGAGGGCTGGACACTTGATTGGGACCAGTGGGAGGACTTAAGAGCAGCATTTGGGCAGTAGCTGCTAAAGGTTAACGGTGTAGGAATTCTTTTAGACCCAGTTATTCACATCTGTCTTGTGAGGAGAATGAGAGTCGGAATTTGAACTTGGGCAATGTGGCTCCACAGTCTGTGCTCTTGTTCGTACTCCAGCATTAACAGAGTGTGGTCTGGGGACTAGCACTGGGCCACAGAGATATAAGCCATCAGGAGTAAGTGTTTAAACGGTGATATGGGGTGCTGATTTTTCTTCGAAGTTGCATGTGGTGTGAGCCTCCCAGAAATACTGCTTGTGACAGACTGGGATGGTAAAACCCTGATCCTTGATCACAGAGTTCGAGAAATGCTGTACTGCGAAGCCCGTGTGAACGCTGTTGCAGTCAACCAGGCAAGAGGTGGTAGTGACTTGGACAAGTATGGtggcagagaagaagaaagaagtggTCTGTTTCAGGATGTGTTGTGACAGAGCTGATGGGTTTGATGGAGGGTTTGAGAAAGGCATTGAGGGTGGCTAATTGGTGATTAAATCCCATATCACTTACCAAAGCCACACTGTAAGACAGAGGATTGCTTGTGCCTGGGGATTTTTGCTCAGAAAGCACTTGTTTCTTTCCCTTGGAAATTGCTTTTTTGTGGCTTCCATGCCCAAgctccacccccatcccagtcACTTATTGGGCCTCGTGTCCTTCTCTCTTCAGCCACCAAAACCCTCAACAGAGGCATCTCTGAGTTCATCGTGATGGCTGCAGACGCTGAGCCGCTGGAGATCATCCTTCACCTTCCGCTGCTATGTGAGGATAAGAACGTGCCCTACGTGTTTGTGCGCTCTAAGCAGGCCCTGGGGCGGGCCTGTGGGGTCTCCAGGCCTGTC
It encodes the following:
- the SNU13 gene encoding NHP2-like protein 1 isoform X1; amino-acid sequence: MTEADVNPKAYPLADAHLTKKLLDLVQQSCNYKQLRKGANEATKTLNRGISEFIVMAADAEPLEIILHLPLLCEDKNVPYVFVRSKQALGRACGVSRPVIACSVTIKEGSQLKQQIQSIQQSIERLLV